A section of the Natronolimnobius sp. AArcel1 genome encodes:
- a CDS encoding Gfo/Idh/MocA family protein — MSQQRREIGYIGLNHHHAEPYLKSIEDLPVEITGACEPDESVALDSIDGLEAIPTYRSVTELLDREQPDLVWLTLSNEQTPEVIIEAVERGIDVFTEKPVARTAADLRPVIDSVEESEATVGVSYSWRGHPIAQELRDRVEEDFFGDVHAFETRFLTSKPAYRDTDHYLFDRSASRGGIVQWLGIHWIDLLPWILDDPIEQVNASLNSRSDAIDVEDGATIQFETESGALGTLQCGYYLREERYDTHVAIYGDEGRSRWDPIGRQFGFDGETELELESVTECWDGTAKRTINYDYEPQDGYGGEWGLEFLELFLEAMDEGNPVPVSLEDALTVLEVLDAVYESAETDQWVSVGTERSVPIEQD, encoded by the coding sequence ATGAGCCAGCAGCGACGCGAAATCGGCTACATCGGTCTGAACCACCACCACGCCGAACCCTACCTCAAGAGCATTGAGGATCTGCCTGTCGAGATTACCGGTGCGTGTGAACCCGACGAGTCGGTCGCCCTCGATTCAATCGACGGACTCGAGGCGATTCCGACGTACCGATCGGTGACTGAACTCCTTGATCGCGAACAACCCGATTTGGTCTGGTTGACACTGTCCAACGAGCAGACCCCGGAGGTCATCATTGAGGCGGTTGAGCGCGGTATCGACGTCTTCACCGAAAAGCCGGTTGCCAGAACGGCTGCCGACCTTCGGCCCGTAATCGACTCCGTCGAGGAGTCCGAGGCGACCGTCGGTGTGTCGTACTCTTGGCGTGGGCATCCGATCGCGCAGGAACTTCGAGATCGAGTAGAGGAGGATTTTTTCGGCGACGTTCATGCCTTCGAGACGCGGTTTCTCACCTCAAAACCGGCCTACCGAGATACAGACCACTACCTTTTCGACCGATCGGCGAGTCGTGGCGGGATCGTTCAGTGGCTCGGTATCCACTGGATCGATCTCTTACCGTGGATTCTGGACGATCCGATCGAGCAGGTCAACGCCTCGCTCAATTCCCGCTCGGATGCCATCGACGTCGAAGACGGCGCCACGATCCAGTTCGAAACTGAATCCGGGGCTCTCGGCACGCTTCAGTGTGGGTATTATCTCCGCGAGGAACGGTACGACACGCACGTCGCGATCTACGGCGACGAGGGCAGAAGTCGGTGGGATCCTATTGGTCGCCAGTTCGGCTTCGACGGCGAAACAGAACTCGAACTCGAGTCGGTAACCGAATGTTGGGACGGGACCGCAAAACGGACGATCAACTACGACTATGAGCCACAGGACGGCTACGGTGGCGAGTGGGGCCTCGAATTCCTCGAATTGTTCCTCGAGGCAATGGACGAGGGGAATCCCGTTCCTGTTTCGCTTGAGGATGCACTCACCGTCCTCGAGGTACTCGACGCAGTCTATGAGTCAGCCGAGACCGATCAGTGGGTTTCCGTTGGCACCGAACGGTCGGTTCCGATCGAGCAGGACTGA